Proteins encoded within one genomic window of Synechococcus sp. PCC 7335:
- a CDS encoding alkaline phosphatase family protein, with protein MDESHSVPSSSDASFLLVFLDGLGLGEANNNPLSTLVAMPFLERYLGRKLLKVPSNQSFDRLPNLLLPNLLLKPIDATLGVEGLPQSATGQTTLYTGQNAAKFLGRHQSGFANGSLRKLIDQYGLFAQALALGKTATLANAYSPEYFYAIARRKRRYSVCTLLNLSAGLPFRMQYEYEQGEAIIWNIIGTVRSARDAQVPGQVGARTSIPPAVAGKRLAQLSEGYNVTLFECYLTDYAGHAQDWDQAIAALQRVDTFLAGVIAYLPPNVTLIVTSDHGNIEDLSTKRHTLNPVPLIAIGPHAADFYRVEDLTGITPQILSLL; from the coding sequence ATGGACGAATCCCATTCTGTTCCATCCTCATCAGATGCTAGCTTCTTATTGGTGTTTTTAGATGGACTTGGGCTAGGAGAAGCAAACAACAATCCGCTATCTACGTTGGTAGCGATGCCATTTCTAGAAAGATATCTAGGAAGAAAGCTGCTGAAAGTCCCGTCTAATCAGTCATTTGATCGACTTCCCAATCTGTTGCTTCCTAATCTTCTATTAAAGCCAATTGATGCGACCTTAGGCGTCGAAGGTTTACCCCAAAGTGCCACGGGTCAGACGACACTCTACACCGGACAGAATGCGGCTAAGTTTTTAGGAAGGCACCAGTCAGGATTTGCCAATGGCTCTTTGCGAAAGCTGATTGACCAGTATGGATTGTTCGCTCAAGCCCTGGCGCTAGGAAAAACGGCAACTTTGGCCAATGCCTATTCGCCGGAATATTTTTATGCGATCGCTCGCAGAAAACGTCGTTATTCGGTCTGTACCCTACTAAACCTAAGCGCCGGTCTACCTTTTCGGATGCAGTACGAATACGAACAAGGGGAAGCCATCATCTGGAACATTATTGGCACGGTGCGTTCGGCCAGAGATGCACAGGTGCCAGGGCAAGTAGGCGCTAGAACGTCAATCCCTCCAGCCGTAGCCGGAAAAAGACTGGCCCAACTCAGTGAAGGCTACAACGTCACTTTATTTGAGTGCTATCTCACTGATTATGCTGGCCATGCTCAGGATTGGGATCAAGCTATTGCCGCTCTTCAGCGGGTGGACACTTTTCTAGCAGGTGTGATTGCCTACCTACCGCCAAACGTCACGCTGATCGTTACCAGCGACCACGGCAACATAGAAGATCTTTCTACAAAGCGACACACGCTGAACCCGGTACCGCTGATCGCGATC
- the trmFO gene encoding FADH(2)-oxidizing methylenetetrahydrofolate--tRNA-(uracil(54)-C(5))-methyltransferase TrmFO yields the protein MSDQQPIHVIGGGLAGTETAWQIARAGVPVVLHEMRPVKKSPAHHSEHLAELVCSNSFGAMGTDRASGMLHEELRRLGSIVIGKADEHAVPAGGALAVDRGVFGQDLTAVLASHPLIELRREEVLRIPEEGVTVLTTGPLTSESLSEDLERFAGQAYMSFFDAASPIVVGESINRDVAFMASRYDRGEAAYLNCPMDKAQYFAFYHQLCTAEQAELKDFERETAKFFEACLPIEEIARRGEDTMRYGPLKPVGLFNTQKYGAFDAPENKVHKPYAVVQLRQEDKAGQLWNMVGFQTNLRWGEQKRVFRMVPGLENAEFVRMGVMHRNTFINSPELLNSSLQFKSRPNLLAAGQLVGTEGYTAAIAGGWLAGTNAARIALGKPPLTLPITTMLGALVDFISSAEPKHFQPMPPNMGIIPALPKRVRNKRERYGQYRDRAFADLQTWADENNLSLVLPKMSAIA from the coding sequence ATGAGTGACCAGCAGCCAATTCATGTGATTGGCGGCGGCCTAGCCGGGACAGAGACGGCTTGGCAGATTGCGCGGGCCGGGGTGCCGGTGGTGCTGCATGAGATGCGTCCGGTGAAGAAGAGTCCGGCGCATCATTCTGAGCATTTGGCGGAGCTGGTGTGTAGTAATTCATTTGGAGCGATGGGGACCGATCGCGCTTCTGGAATGCTGCACGAGGAGCTACGGCGGCTAGGTTCGATTGTGATTGGCAAGGCCGATGAGCATGCAGTGCCGGCCGGAGGAGCGCTGGCTGTAGATCGCGGAGTGTTTGGCCAAGATCTAACGGCGGTACTGGCGTCGCATCCACTCATTGAGCTGCGACGAGAGGAAGTGCTGCGAATTCCTGAAGAGGGGGTGACGGTGCTGACGACTGGGCCGCTGACGAGTGAGTCGCTTAGTGAGGATTTGGAGCGGTTTGCAGGACAAGCCTATATGAGTTTTTTTGATGCGGCAAGTCCAATCGTGGTCGGTGAGTCGATTAATCGGGACGTTGCCTTTATGGCCTCTCGGTATGACCGGGGCGAGGCAGCATATCTAAACTGCCCGATGGATAAGGCGCAGTATTTTGCTTTCTATCATCAGCTATGCACGGCAGAGCAGGCAGAGCTAAAGGATTTTGAACGTGAGACGGCAAAGTTCTTTGAGGCGTGTTTGCCGATTGAGGAGATAGCCCGCCGGGGGGAAGACACGATGCGCTACGGGCCTTTGAAGCCTGTGGGATTATTTAACACTCAAAAGTACGGAGCGTTTGACGCGCCAGAGAACAAGGTGCATAAGCCCTATGCGGTGGTGCAGCTACGCCAGGAAGATAAAGCCGGGCAGCTCTGGAATATGGTGGGCTTTCAAACTAATTTGCGCTGGGGTGAGCAGAAGCGAGTGTTTCGGATGGTTCCAGGATTGGAGAATGCAGAGTTTGTGCGAATGGGGGTGATGCATCGCAACACGTTTATTAATTCGCCAGAGTTGCTGAACAGCTCGCTACAGTTTAAGTCGCGTCCGAATTTACTGGCAGCAGGGCAGCTAGTAGGAACGGAAGGCTATACTGCCGCGATCGCAGGTGGCTGGCTAGCTGGTACAAACGCTGCTCGAATCGCGCTAGGGAAACCGCCGCTGACGCTACCGATAACAACCATGCTCGGGGCGCTAGTTGATTTTATTAGCTCGGCTGAACCTAAGCATTTTCAGCCGATGCCGCCAAATATGGGCATTATTCCAGCCCTGCCCAAGCGAGTTAGGAACAAAAGAGAACGGTACGGACAGTATCGTGATCGCGCCTTTGCCGATCTTCAAACCTGGGCCGATGAGAACAACTTGTCGCTAGTGTTGCCAAAGATGAGTGCGATCGCATAG